ACCCTTCGAAAACTCAGACAACGTCTCTACCATTGAGAACCCGTAGTTTGCATAGAAAGCCTGGGCTCTGTGATTTTTTTCGTTTGTGCTGATAAGCACGGTAGTAAAACCCCGCTGCTTGATCTCGTTGAGTGCAGTTAGGAATATGAACCGTCCCCACCCCAACCCTCTCAGAGCGTCCCTCACGTTCAGCCAAGCGACAAAACACACGCGCTCAGCAGCTTTATTGAGTTGAAAGTGACTGCCCGCACGAGTGTAGCACACACCGATCACCTTGTCGGCGTGGTCATAGACCCTGAGGTTCAGCCCTGAGGTTCGTCCCCGGCTCTCAGTCGTCTCCCATTCGATTCTTCCTACCTTCTCGGGCGGATCTAGCTGGCTGGGTGCAATCCCACCCTCCTGAACCAGTAGTATCTCACGTCGCGAAACACTATAGCCGTTCAGACCCAGAATCGAAGTAACGTGTAGCCACTTGTCGGGTAAGCCGTAGCAATTGAAGAAGAATCTGTACAGATAATCTGGGCAGAACGCCCTGATGGTCTCCACATCCGTCAGCCGAGCTTCGGCAGAGACAAGAAGCTCCTGCCCGATCCGACGGTGACCAGGAACGAAGTCCAAATAACGAATTTGTCCGATCCG
This is a stretch of genomic DNA from Gemmatimonadota bacterium. It encodes these proteins:
- a CDS encoding GNAT family N-acetyltransferase; this translates as MKIVESDMVGAGDFRAFYNSRIGTLPHRYPVSRHEFEWGCIHKPFDEQPYTNLGTEQFLCAVEGEEILGIAHVSVAEEEAGRIGQIRYLDFVPGHRRIGQELLVSAEARLTDVETIRAFCPDYLYRFFFNCYGLPDKWLHVTSILGLNGYSVSRREILLVQEGGIAPSQLDPPEKVGRIEWETTESRGRTSGLNLRVYDHADKVIGVCYTRAGSHFQLNKAAERVCFVAWLNVRDALRGLGWGRFIFLTALNEIKQRGFTTVLISTNEKNHRAQAFYANYGFSMVETLSEFSKGLSAPRTSDGR